From the genome of Lathyrus oleraceus cultivar Zhongwan6 unplaced genomic scaffold, CAAS_Psat_ZW6_1.0 chrUn0024, whole genome shotgun sequence, one region includes:
- the LOC127112047 gene encoding probable protein phosphatase 2C 2 translates to MSEDQDVEEAVKRGYLNTESEFMKQDPHGGSCCVTALIRNGNLVVSNAGDCRAVISRGGVAEALTSDHRPSREDERERIETSGGYVDLCRGVWRIQGSLAVSRAIGDRHLKQWVTAEPETKVISIEPEYILKNKLNNYKIMIKINHQFIIITITGKTKFSKNQQQ, encoded by the exons ATGAGTGAAGACCAAGATGTTGAGGAGGCAGTGAAGCGCGGTTACCTCAATACTGAGTCTGAGTTCATGAAACAAGATCCCCATGGTGGTTCTTGTTGTGTAACAGCATTGATTAGGAACGGTAACTTAGTTGTATCTAACGCTGGTGATTGCCGTGCTGTCATTAGTAGAGGAGGGGTTGCAGAGGCCCTAACATCTGATCATCGACCTTCCAGGGAAGACGAACGGGAAAGAATTGAGACCTCG GGTGGTTATGTTGATTTATGCCGTGGTGTTTGGCGGATTCAAGGATCTCTGGCTGTATCTAGAGCTATCGGAGACCGACACCTGAAACAATGGGTGACTGCAGAGCCTGAAACTAAAGTTATCAGCATTGAACCTGAATATATCTTAAAAAACAAGCTAAACAATTACAAAATTATgatcaaaatcaatcatcaattcatcataATAACAATAACAGGTAAAACAAAGTTTTCTAAGAATCAACAACAGTAA